The following are from one region of the Salmo trutta chromosome 22, fSalTru1.1, whole genome shotgun sequence genome:
- the vtg3 gene encoding vitellogenin 3, phosvitinless: MWGFLLCHLVALAACDNISYEPGLNPKKTYEYKYEGMVNIGRGMPNLAESGVRLMCKVKIIGVSAQTFLLRVSNLNFEEFNGIPGKNTFDASPKLTKRIAAGLRKPFMFEYAKGRVGDIRTSAEISDTIVNIVRGILGFFQVTVKTTQRVYELEEFGIHGLCQSTYANVEDANSQELSVTQIVDINNCKKKAAIYRGMALAVDNKLSKERGDSVISTVRYVYTVKPTVDGGLIKKAHALERQHFSPFNVKGGNSKLQAMKELVLLSVTDTVVTPAVGPMISRGNLVYKFVKVLAQIPILMKKLDDPVPKIADMIKRLAQANIYQTDSATSEDVVVLFQLLRVTSLENHEVLWKQLSGNDEHRRWLLDTIVEVADARVLKFLKNRFKAGDVSANEAGQTLLIAFNHLAAETDLMEMAKEFLSMPFSKSHPMLWNTVVLSYGSLVYRYCTYEYGTSCPVAVVQPLLDLVIDGLKRNSELDMVLALKAIGNAGHPSSIKTIRRFLPGVSAAPVTLPPRVLSAAVQSLRHLAVRDPHSVQDITVSLFVQRHLPTEIRMLACMILFETKPPLALVSTVTAFLLEEADMHVASFSYSLIGSIAKSSTPDNHFLSTACNVAVKILAPKFGRVSYHYSKAMHLDWFNDDFLIGTATEIFMLKNAASYIPTEIVTKGKFHFIGKILQLVELGFRADGIKELFRQNIQVFNGHLSYSDFKAIFKVLQDWQTLPEDKPLLSAYTQIFGQEFFFADLNKDLIRSVIKTVSPSAGKESPVWKMIENLQKGMSWHWTKPFLMFETRYIQATSLGLPLEISKYYNTVTTITVNAKAAISPPLTNRLGQLLTSDVSLVTDGFAGFSKDQFVFHGINTDIFQCGAELKSKTVVAMPWEFSMKMNVKKNTFEIDLPPCKKETKLFSVKFDVYAVSRNIEEPSLAKMTPMMPDSIEANEDIEPPKQRSLTSGQKIVKFDIYHPQVKVCAEANIYGAAFCIESEATRSHYIDEYPLYYFLGYTNFAYTIQPVQSNKSVDKIHIEMNASPTKYPVSVRHLLDTLRRLSKDATKSFHLSSGSSSSRMSHQASFKAKEASSSEAWNVNPEPLFTIKALAMSGNTKPEGYEAAAYYTPAAQTDNAQLIVSQVGEEANWKLCTDANVDKVRQEQLKMHLRWGAECQSYEMSMKTATTHLPGSKPTLKAKIHWKTVSGYMTEVGKSIEKYIPGMAFLLGFYQKHDTNSKHEVSASVVAATAGSIAMKIKLPDLTVYHQEIAIPIQVTRF; the protein is encoded by the exons ATGTGGGGGTTTCTTCTTTGTCACCTTGTGGCCTTGGCCG CATGTGACAATATCAGTTATG AGCCTGGCTTGAACCCTAAGAAAACCTATGAGTACAAATATGAGGGAATGGTGAATATTGGGCGTGGCATGCCAAACCTTGCAGAGTCTGGTGTGAGACTCATGTGCAAAGTCAAGATCATTGGTGTGTCTGCACAAACATTCCTTCTCCGG GTTTCAAACTTGAACTTCGAGGAGTTCAATGGCATCCCAGGGAAGAATACATTTGATGCCTCACCAAAGCTTACCAAACGGATTGCTGCCGGGCTCAGAAAACCCTTCATGTTTGAGTACGCCAAGGGACGGGTTGGTGACATTCGCACCTCTGCTGAAATATCTGACACCATCGTCAATATTGTGAGAGGCATACTTGGGTTCTTCCAAGTCACAGTCAAGACCACCCAAAGAGTGTATGAGCTTGAGGAG TTCGGGATCCATGGATTGTGCCAGAGTACCTATGCCAATGTGGAGGACGCCAACTCCCAAGAATTGTCAGTCACCCAAATTGTTGACATTAATAACTGCAAAAAAAAGGCAGCCATTTACAGAGGAATGGCACTTGCTGTCGACAACAAACTTTCCAAAGAG AGAGGTGACTCCGTCATTTCAACAGTGAGATATGTCTACACAGTGAAACCAACAGTTGACGGAGGCCTGATCAAGAAGGCTCATGCCTTGGAGCGCCAGCATTTCTCCCCATTCAACGTGAAAGGGGGGAACTCCAAACTGCAAGCCAT GAAAGAGCTTGTGCTGCTTAGTGTAACTGACACAGTGGTGACCCCTGCTGTTGGTCCCATGATTAGCCGAGGGAATCTGGTTTACAAGTTTGTGAAAGTGTTGGCCCAAATCCCCATTTTGATGAAGAAGTTGGATGATCCAGTGCCCAAG ATTGCAGACATGATCAAACGTTTGGCCCAAGCGAACATCTACCAGACAGACAGTGCAACAAGTGAGGATGTTGTTGTTCTTTTCCAACTCCTGCGTGTGACATCACTAGAAAACCACGAGGTTCTGTGGAAACAGCTCTCAGGGAATGATGAACACAG ACGGTGGCTTTTGGACACAATTGTTGAAGTTGCAGATGCAAGAGTCCTCAAATTCCTGAAGAACAGATTCAAAGCCGGTGATGTATCAGCCAATGAGGCTGGACAAACACTTCTGATCgcatttaatcatttagcagcaGAGACTGACTTGATGGAGATGGCCAAG GAGTTTCTGTCCATGCCCTTCAGTAAGTCCCACCCAATGCTGTGGAACACTGTGGTGCTGTCCTATGGATCACTGGTCTACAGGTACTGTACCTATGAGTATGGTACATCTTGCCCGGTGGCAGTTGTTCAG CCCCTGTTGGACCTGGTGATCGATGGCCTGAAGAGAAACAGTGAATTGGACATGGTGCTAGCCCTGAAGGCCATTGGGAATGCAGGCCACCCCTCCAGCATTAAGACCATCAGGCGCTTCCTCCCCGGAGTGTCTGCCGCTCCTGTGACCCTCCCACCCCGTGTGCTAAGTGCAGCCGTGCAGTCTCTGAGACACCTGGCCGTCAGAGACCCCCACagc GTCCAGGACATCACAGTGAGCCTGTTTGTGCAGAGGCACCTTCCCACTGAGATCCGTATGCTGGCATGTATGATCCTGTTTGAAACTAAGCCACCTTTGGCTTTGGTGTCTACAGTGACTGCATTCCTATTGGAGGAGGCTGACATGCATGTGGCTAGCTTTTCTTACTCTCTCATTGGGAGCATTGCCAAATCAAGCACTCCGGACAACCACTTCCT CTCAACAGCCTGCAATGTTGCTGTGAAAATCCTGGCCCCTAAATTTGGTCGTGTCAGTTACCACTACAGCAAAGCTATGCACCTAGATTGGTTTAATG ACGACTTTTTGATTGGTACAGCCACTGAGATCTTCATGCTGAAAAATGCTGCAAGCTACATCCCAACAGAAATAGTGACTAAAGGGAAATTCCATTTCATTGGCAAAATATTACAACTTGTGGAG CTTGGTTTCCGTGCTGACGGAATTAAGGAACTGTTTAGACAGAACATTCAAGTTTTTAACGGCCATCTCAGCTACAGCGACTTCAAGGCCATATTCAAAGTG CTGCAAGATTGGCAGACATTGCCCGAGGATAAGCCTCTTTTGTCTGCCTATACACAAATCTTTGGTCAAGAGTTCTTCTTCGCGGATTTGAACAAGGACTTAATTCGGAGTGTTATCAAG ACTGTCAGTCCATCTGCAGGCAAAGAGAGCCCAGTCTGGAAAATGATTGAAAATCTTCAGAAGGGGATGTCATGGCACTGGACAAAGCCCTTCCTTATGTTTGAGACCCGTTACATCCAAGCCACCTCCCTCGGTCTCCCACTGGAAATCAGCAAATATTATAACACAGTGACAACCATTACCGTCAATG CTAAGGCTGCAATCAGCCCACCACTGACTAATCGCCTGGGACAACTGTTGACCTCAGATGTTTCACTAGTGACTGATGGATTTGCTGG TTTCTCCAAGGATCAATTTGTCTTCCATGGGATAAACACTGACATTTTCCAGTGTGGTGCGGAACTGAAGAGTAAAACAGTAGTTGCCATGCCATGGGAATTCAGCATGAAAatgaatgttaaaaaaaatacatttgaaattgACCTTCCTCCTTGCAAAAAGGAGACTAAGCTTTTCTCAGTCAA GTTTGACGTATATGCGGTCTCAAGGAATATTGAGGAGCCATCACTTGCTAAAATGACCCCAATGATGCCTGACTCTATTGAGGCTAATGAGGATATAGAGCCACCTAAGCAAAGATCTTTGACCTCTGGACAAAAG ATTGTAAAATTTGACATTTACCATCCACAAGTAAAGGTGTGTGCAGAGGCTAACATCTATGGGGCAGCTTTCTGTATTGAGTCGGAGGCAACGAGATCACACTACATTGATGAATACCCCCTTTACTACTTCTTGGGATACACCAACTTTGCATATACAATTCAACCAG TCCAGTCCAACAAATCTGTTGACAAGATTCACATTGAGATGAACGCCAGCCCAACCAAGTACCCAGTTAGTGTCCGCCACCTGCTTGACACCCTGCGGAGGCTTTCCAAG GATGCAACCAAGAGTTTCCATCTCTCCTCTGGTTCCTCAAGCAGCAGAATGTCTCATCAAGCAAGCTTCAAAGCCAAAGAAGCTTCTTCTTCTGAG GCTTGGAATGTCAATCCTGAACCATTGTTCACCATCAAGGCTCTGGCCATGAGTGGCAACACAAAGCCAGAGGGTTACGAAGCAGCTGCTTACTACACCCCTGCTGCCCAGACGGACAACGCCCAGCTGATCGTGTCTCAGGTTGGGGAGGAGGCCAACTGGAAGTTGTGCACAGATGCTAATGTGGATAAGGTCCGGCAAGAGCAGCTAAAG ATGCACCTAAGATGGGGAGCTGAGTGTCAGTCATATGAGATGTCTATGAAAACTGCCACTACACATCTGCCTGGGTCCAAACCCACTCTGAAGGCCAAGATTCACTGGAAGACTGTTTCAGGGTACATGACAGAGGTTGGAAAAAG